The segment AAAAAGGCAAAGCTCTCTATTCCTGAAGCTCCAATTCCCTCATCAGAGCCCTTAAATCTCAATGTTGCAGTGCCGTCTGATTTAATTTCTACAGCATTTTCAGCTGCTTTAATTATAGGACTCATAGAATCAACTTTTACTTTCATATCGTAATTTTGAACTTTAGCATCTTTATAGTCTACACGGTTTGCAATTCTTATAATATATTGTCCATCTTGAACTTTTTCATATCTGCCTTTTGCACTATTATATATACTTCCATCCCATTTCCAGTTAGTTTTCATTCTATATCCATCTTCATAAGGGTCAGAAATTACAAGTTTTGTTAAATAGCTATCTTTTGCAACTGTTCTTATAACCTTACCCTCTTCATTTAAAATCTGAATTTCTAAGTCTTTTATATTTCTAAGTGGAGTTAATAGTGGAATTGCATTAGTATTTGCATCTTCGTCAGTTGATATTGCTATTTTATCTTCATCAATTATAGGGTTGCCATCTTTATCATCCCCTACATAACCTAAAAAATTTATTTTTCCCTTTTTATTTTCTGTAACTACAGTAGAGGACATTCCTTTTGGAGATATATACTTAAATATAGCGTCTTTTCCCCACATTTGTCCATCAATAGTAGACATTTCATCCCATTCTCCATAGAAGCCCATAAATGGAATTCCAATTTCTGAAACTGTAGTATCTTCTGCGCCGTCTTTTTGTGGAATAAATCTTATAAAGCCTTCTGCAAATCTTTCTGTTGATACATTTGAAGGGATTCCTAAAGTTACAGATACTTCTGCATCTTTTCCTGGCTCTACAGTTATTGTATCTGATAGTGCAATTACCTTAGATCCTTCTATTTCCTCATCATAAGACATATCGCTTTGAAGGAATTCATCTGTTTCTGTAAGAATTTTATTGTTTAATGGCTCTACTTTATAAGTTACAGAGCTATCTCCATAGTTATGAAGTTTTAAAGTAAAAGTTTTACTTTCCCCAATCTCTTTAAGAGCAACTACAGGTTTTTCATTGTCTTTATATTCAACAGTTACATTGTTCTTAATAGCAGCTGGTGTATTTACCATACCTGCTCCCTGTCTTCTTGGAGAATATGGAGTTTTAACTTCTACAGTTTTATCTTGGTCTAATGAAACTTTTCTGTCTTCCATCATTACCTTTGCTGTATTTACTGCTAGTTTCTTTGCAAATTCTGCTTTTTGTTTTGGAGTCATAGTTTTTGATGCTTCTAATTTATTTACATGCTGCATTATAAGAGCCATAGAGCCTGCCATATGTGGCGATGACATTGAAGTTCCGCTCATATTCTCATATTTGTTATTATTAATAGTTGACCAAATCTGTCCTCCTGGTGCTGTTATTTCTGGTTTAAAGTCAAGATTTGGAGTAGGACCCCAAGATGTAAAATCTGACATATCATCTTTATTTACGTTGTCTATTTCTTTAACTTTTCCACTAAAGCTTACTTTTGTAGTAGCTATTTTGCTTTGTAATTTAACTCCATTTGAATTACTAATAAACATTCCTGGTATCTTTATGGCATCATCTGTAGCCATATTCATTAGGCTATCGTCACCATATTTATTAAAGATTATAACTCCGGCAGCTCCTGCTGCTTGAGCGTTTAATTTTTTCTCAACAAAGGTAGTAGCTCCTCTTTTTATTAAAGCTATTTTTCCCTTTAGGTCTTTTCCCTCAAACTCATACCCAAGACCAAAGCCGCAGTCAACTAATTCATATTCACCGCTTAATACACTCTCTGGTGGCATTTCTGAAATTGTATATGGTATTACTTCAGTATTTTCATCTATTTTTGCATCTAGTGCTGGGTACACTGCCTTACTATTTTCATAGGAAGCTACTTGTAGTGAATCCTCTGCAAGTCCTGGAGAGCCTACAAGTCCAGTATCATTTGCTCCCCCTATTCTAAATGGAGCTAGGGAGTACTGAGAGTTTCCAGCTGATACTACAACTACTGTTCCTTGTTCTACTGCCCTTTTTATTGCCTTTTGCTCTGCATCTTCAGGGTCTTGGAAGGAAGCTGTTGAACCAAGGCTCATATTTATAACGTCTGCCTCATGTATTACAGAATCGTCTATTGCAGCTACTATGTCGTCTGAGCTTGCTCCTCTATTTGCTGGATTATTTGAAAATACCTTCATGGCAAGAAGCTGTGCCTCAGGTGCTACTCCTTTTATACCTTTATTAGCTTTTATTTCCTCTTCATTTTTGCAGTTTGCTCCAACTATTCCTGCAACGTGCATACCATGCATACTTGAAGTTGTGTCTTTTACTTCATCGTTTCTGTCTGCAAAGTTATATCCATAAGGAACTTTTCCTGAGTACCATTTTCCTTTATCATCTTGCATTGCATCTATGTCAGCTTTTTTAAGTTTTCCATCAGCTGAATTTGTTATATTCATATCTTTATGGCTATAATCTATTCCTGTATCAATTATTGAAACTACAAGGCCTTTTCCATCTAGTCCATAGTCTTTCCAAGCTTCTTCTGCTCCCGTTAGAGATTTTGAGTAGTTCATATCTGGATAATATTTTTTAGCTATAGTTACATGTTTTACCCCTTCAAGTTCTTTTATAGCCTCTATGTCTTTGTACTGAACAACAGCACTAAAGCCATTAATAAGTGCAGTATAATCGTGTCTTATTTCAATATTAGAATTTATGCTTTTAATCTTCTCTTTTAGTGGTAATTTGTCTTCTTGAACCTTACTCATTAAGCTCTTGTCTTTTGAAGCCTCGGCAAGTGTTTGTCCAGGTTTTATATAATCTTTTAAAGCCTTTGCATCAACTTCAACGATTATTCTAACATTTTCCTCTGGATTTGTCTTTTTAACTTTTGGCAAATTGTCATTAACCATTTTTGAATTTTTAAGATCTTTAACATTCACTTTGCCATTTTCATAGATTTCTCTTATTTTTTCAATAGTTTGCTGTTTTTCATTTTCTAGATTAGTCTTCGCCTCTACACTCATAGGCGCTGCAGATACTAAAGAAGCTACCATTAATGATGAAATTAATGAGCTTATAATTTTATCTGACTTTTTTTCAAATAAATGACCCCCTTTTTGCTTTTTGTAAAGTTTTATTGATAATGTCTTTTGGCTATATTTTTTTATTGATGTATTTTTTTAATACTTCAATAATTTACAAATAACTAATAAATACTCTCTGGCCTTGGTTCTGGCCTTGGTTTTCTGGCCTTGGTTCTGGCTTTACTCTGGCCTCGGTTTTCTGGCTTTACTCTGGCCTCGGTTTTCTGGCCTTACTTCTTACCTCGGTTTTCTGGCTTTACTTCTTACCTCGGTTTTCTGGCTTTACTTCTGGCCTTACTCTGGCCTTACTTCTAGCCTCGGTTTTCTGGCTTTACTTCTGGCTTTACTCTGGCCTTACTTCTAGCCTCGGTTTTCTGGCTTTACTTCTGGCTTTACTCTGGCCTCGGTTCTGGCCTTACTTCTGGCTTTACTCTGGCCTTACTTCTGGCTTTACTCTGGCCTCGGTTTTCTGGCCTTGGTTCTGGCCTTGGTTCTGGCCTTGGTTCTGGCTTTACTCTTACCTCGGTTTTCTGGCTTTACTTCTGGCTTTACTCTTACCTCGGTTTTCTGGCTTTACTTCTTACCTCGGTTTTCTGGCCTTACTTCTTACCTCGGTTTTCTGGCTTTACTCTACCTTGAATTCGCTTATTTCTATAGCCCCTGAATTTATTCCAAATGCTTTTCCAAAATAAACTCCAGGTTCTACTGTAAATGTATATTCTGCACATCCATTTACCATATCTGCTTTACTTAGCTGCCCCACATGAACTAAGTCTTCGCTACCTTTTCTACAAATTTTTATTGATAAACTTGTGTCTAAAGGATTTATATTACTAAATTTTAAAGTTACTTTTCTTCCTTCAATTTTTGTGTCTATACTTAAATTTGAAACATCCATTGACCCTGCCTTTTCTACTTTAAAAGTTGGTATTATAACTTTTCCAGTTTTTTCACCTCTTATATAGCCATAATACTCGCCGTTTCCACTGAAAACGTTGAAGCTATATTTATAAGTTCCTTTAGAATCTTTTACAACTTCTACTTCATTTACATAATCTAGTACCTCAGAACCTTTTTTGTAAATAACTAAAGTCAATTTATCGTCTTTTAAATTAAACATGTATAAATCAACCTTTGTGCCTTCAACTTTTACAGAAATGCTGGCTTCTTTTCCTGAAGGGTCTGGATTTGGTGGTGTTGGCGGATTTGGTGGCGTTGGTGGATTTGGAGTTCCTCCACCTCCAGATATTATTGGTGTCTCAGTTTTGCCAACATCTGAACTTCCCTCACCTTGGAATTTTATATCCTTATCTGCTTTTTCTACTTTTGCGCCTTTTTCAACCTCAACTTTGCTTTCTTTTCCTTCAGCTTCCGCTTTTACTTCTTTTATTTCAGAACCTTTTTTTAGCTCTACCTTGGTTTTTTTAGTTATACTAACAACATTAAATTTCCCCTCTAGTTCTACTTTGTCATTTTCCCCTGAAGCTATGTTTAACTTATTTATTTCGGCGTTTTTATCTCCTTTTAACTTTACAGAGGAAATAACTTTAATTTCTTCATTGAACTTTCCCTTTAACTCAACAGTTTTATTTCTCTGGGATGAACTTCCTATTTCTATTTTTCCAAAATTTCCATTTGTTGCATCTAAAACTGCAGAAGAAGTTACTAAAGTTTGTCCTATTTTGTTATTTCCCTCTACTTTTACTCCCGGTACCCCCTTGAACTTTCCTTCAACAATTAAATTTTCACAGGAAACTTCCTTTAAGTGAACACTGTTTAATGAGGCATCTAGAACTCTGATTTTCTCAGCTTTAACTTTTTCTAAATTCACTTCGCCTTTTTGATTTACATAAACTGTGCCCTTTACCTCTACATTTTTTATGCTAGTTTTTGCATTTTCAATGTATAAATTTCCTTTAATTACTGCATTTTGAATACCTGAATTTTCGCCTTTTAGAACTATGCTTTTATTTATTTCCTTCATTTTATCTTTATTTTCTGATCCATAAGTTTTATCTTTCTCCTCAAAAACCTCTGCATCTATTTTTAAACTATCTTTTATAGCACTCTTTACAACCTTTTCCCCACCTAAAGATATTATCTCTGCACTTGGGGAGATTTCCTTTAGCATAAAGTTTTTAGTATTTTCTGATATCTTGTCTGCTACTAAAACTATTGGAGAATTGGTCTTTGATGCAAGTACGGACCCTGAAAGTGCGTCTGCAAATTCATTTCCCTTTGCACCGCTTCCTCTTGACAAATACACTTTTTCAAAGCTTATTTCATTTTTGAACTCTTCCATTACTTTTAAATTTGTCTCAAACCTGTCATTTCCACTTAATCTTTTACTATTTGCAAAACTCTCTTCTATTTTTTTGCCAACTGCCTTTTCTCCACCAACTAGATAAATCCTACTCATTTCTTTTTGGCTTTCTATATATTCCTTGGTGTCTTTCTTTATTTCATTTCCATTTACCATTAAAATCGGCATATTTCTGACCGCTGCTACTGCTGCTATGGATAGGGCATCTGCATAATTTTTTCCTGTAACTAAAGCTATTTCCTTTGCCTCTCCCATTTCCTTTGCTATTTTTAGTGAGGTTTCATACCTGTCCCTGCCAAAAATCCTTCTTGTCTCTACCCCTTTTATGCCTTTAATCTTGTTTTCGATATTTTTAGATACTGCGGCCTCACCCCCGATTATTATTATTTTAGATGCATTTAATCTATGAATTTCTTTTATGGTACTGTCTTTTATTGATTTTGAAGAAGTTAAAAGTATCGGTGCACCTTTCTCTTTTGCAAGCGGTGCTGCACATAAAGCATCTGCGTAATCATCTCCACTTGCTATAATTACACATTCGCTTTTTTCCCATCCACTAGCGGATATCTCTACGGAAGTTTCATACCTATCTTCTCCTGATAGCCTGTCCTTAGCAAACACACTGTTATTAAAAAATCCAGTGCTTATAACTAGTGCTGTCACTAATGTGCTTGCAAAAGCTTTTTTATACCCCCTTTTCAACTTAACACTCCCTTCCATTTTTTTGTATAATACCATTATATTACCTTTAGTAAATTTTTTCTAGTTTTTTATGGGATTTTTAAAAATTTTTTTATTTTTTCTAAAACTTTCATTTTTCTTTTATATATAGCGCTATAGCTCACCCCTTTTTTCTTAGCATATTCCCTCATTGCCCCGCCTTTATAATTAAGCATTACGCTCAAAATTTCTCTTTCCTCTTTTGATAACTTAGCTATTATGGCATTTAACTCTTGAAGTCTTTCTTTTTTTAAATACTCACTTTCTAAATCAAAAGTGTCTTTTAATGTATCTTCAATGTTTATGCCTTCTTCAACTGGAGTTTGTAAACTTATATCATAATTTTCCTTTGCTTTTCTTCTAATTTCATAATAAAAATCATTTCTTATTGCAGTGGTTACGTAAGATGTAAAATTACTGCTCCTCTCTGTATCAAATTTTTTAAGGACATTTATTATTGATATATTTGCCATTTGCCAAAGGTCCTCTTTTTCCTGCCCTTTAATATATATACTATTAATCATTTTATATATGAATGGTTTAAATCTTTTTATAATTTCTTCTATAGCTTTTTCGTCCTTGTTTTTTGCCCTAATAACTACTTCATTTAAGCTCTCCAAACCTGAATCCAAAATCCTTTCCTTGCCTTTTATACTTTGATTTTTACTGTCTTTTTTTAAATTCACCCTTACCCCTCCATTTGAATGCATTAACTTAAAACTCATTAAATTTCTTAAAAACTTCTTAAAAAACTTCTTACCTGTCCCCAACTTTTCACCTTAAAGCTTATTAAATACTTCTTACCTGTCCCCAACTTTCGTTAACTTCTGTTATCTAAATTGTTATCAAAATTCATTAACTGTTCATTAACTGTGTATAACTTTTACTTTGCACTTTGTAAAAGCTTGTCCTCTTTTTTTAATTTCTTAAATTTTCTGTTAAATTCATCTCAACTTTACACAATTTTTCACATTACAAGAGAATTTCTTCTTAACCGTCCCCACTTCTTTCTTCTTTAACTAACTATGGTTAACTTTGATTTTTTTCACCTTTATTTTTTAATTTTTATTCTCTTATTCAATTATTCTCTTATCTCTTATTCTTTTATTTAAATTCTAAAATTTTTTTAATTCTAAATATGTAATTTTTTTAATTAAAGTAATATTCTGTAATACATCCTCATTATAATAGAACATATGTTCTTTGTCAATTCATTTTCTTTTTACTAAGCTCTTAACCGTCCCAACTTTTTAGCACCCTTCACGCCAATTACTTGTTAACCGTCCCCTACTTTTCACCCCCTCCTTCACGCCAATTACTTGTTAACCGTCCCCTACTTTTCACCCCCTCCTTCACGCCAATTACTTGTTAACCGTCCCCTACTTTTCACCCCCTCCTTCACGCCAATTACTTGTTAACCGTCCCCTACTTTTCACCCCCTCCTTCACGCCAATTACTTGTTAACCGTCCCCACTTTTCCCCCACTTTTCCCTTTTCCAAAAAAGGAAAGATGCCAGGCATTTTTCAATGCCTGGCATCTTTCCTTGTACTTATTTCTTAGCTAGCTAACTTTGGGTCAATTGGTTTTGGGTTAACTGGGTTTGGGTTAACTGGTTCAGCTGGCTCTTCTTTTGGGTCAACTGGCTCTTCTGGTTTTGGCTCTTCTTTTGGGTCAACTGGTTTTTCTGGATTTTCTACAGCTGGATCAAGTTTTGGTACTTCAACTTCTGTCTTATCATCTTCAAGTTTTATTTCTGTAGCTTTGATTAAATCTAAAGGCTTAATTTCTTGTTTTACAACTGGAAGGCTTATTACTTCTGATAGTGGAACCATTGAATCCAAAGTATCCCATACAAAACATTTTACAGTGTAGTTTCCTTCCTGTGGTATCATAAGCATAGCTTTAATATCTACTGAAGATTTTGAGCCAACTATTTGGTTAATTACTGCAACATTTACCATTTGGTTTTTATCGTTGAATACACCAACTATTAAGGTTGCAGATGTTGCTTTTTCTGTATTATTAGTTACTCTTACTCCACCTTTAAACTGCTCCCCATTTACATAGGAATTCTTAATTTCAACTGGAGTTATATTTAACTTAGGTGCAACCTTAACTTCTTTTACTATTTTAACTGTCTTTGAAGTAGTATTATTTAATTCATCTACTGCAGTTAAATTTATTACTGTTGTATTTGCCGACAAGTCAAACTCTTTCTCAAAACTATAGTTAGTCTTTTCTGGATCTGGTGTATTTAAGGACACTTGATGTATAGCCTCACCATTTATATAAAATCTATAGCCAAAGCCATCATCCTTTATACTTCCCTTTAAAGTGTATTTGTCAGTTTTCTCTGGAACTTTTATTGTAACTTCATTTCCACTCATTATTGCATCCTTTGGTAATTCTAAATTAACTTCAGGTGCAAATGGATCGCAGTAAACATTATAAGAATAGTTAATTTCTTCACTGCCTTTTTTAGCATATACTAGCACTTTATTCATTTTATTTGGTATTAATGTAATTTTGTGACTAAATGCTAAATTTTTAACCTCTACATCTTCTCCATTTATTTTAAAAGTGTCTGGAATACCTTTTACTGTACCGGTTACAGTATAATCAAGCTTATTTGCCATCATGTTTGAGTTTAGGTTATCAAAGCTTAAACCAAGTACATTGTCTTGTATTTTTATATTCATACTATTTTCTGCTATTACTTCTTCGGCGCTATCCTTAATTTTTATAAGTTTTACATCTATTTTATGCTCTCCTGCTACAACATCTTTAAAGTTAACAGTTACCGCATTAGCATCTTTGCTATAATCTACTGTTTTGTATTCTTCACCATCTAATAATACTTTAATTTTATTTGTGTTATCTACAAAATCACCAAGTAAACTAACTTTAAGGTCAAAGTTTCCATCAAGTAATTGAGCTGCATCTAATTTGTTGCCATTTTTTTCTAAGCTCATTGTTAAAGCTTTTTTCTCTGCTTGTACTGGGACAAAAGCTATATTTCCTGCATAGTCAATTGCAGCTATGCTAATTTCATTATAGTCATTTTTTAAGTTTATATCAAAATTGTAATAGCCTTCTGCATCTTTATCTAAATTATTAAAGAATCTATTTCCATTATTATCTACATATATGTTGCCATCTATGATAAAGGCAAATTTTTCTATTCCAGAAGCTCCAACTCCTTCATCAGAAGCTTTAAATCTCAATGAAGCTGTATTATCAGATCTCATAGAAACAGCATTTTGAGCTATATTAATTGTAGGAACTTTCGAGTCAACCTTTACTAACATATCATAATTTTGAACCTTAGCATTTTCATAGTCTATACTGTTTGCAATTCTTATTGTATACTGTCCATCTGGTGCTTTATCATATTTTCCTGTAGCACTGTTATACAATGTTCCATCCCATTTCCAATTGCTACTATTTCTAAAGCCTTGTTCATGAGGGTCAGAAATTACAAGTTTTCTAATTTCTCCATCTTTGGCTACAGTTCTAACAACCTTACCTTCCTCATTTAAAACCTGAACTTCTAATTTTTTAATATTTCTAAGTGGTGTTAATAGTGGCATTACATTAGTATTGCCATTATTCCCTGTAGTTATGGCAATTTTATCTTCTTCTATTAAAAGTTTTCTACCACTACCATAACCTTTGAAACCTAATAAATTTATACTTCCTTCACTATCTTCTGTTATTAAAGTTGAAGATAGTCCTTTTGGAGATATATCCTTAAATATAGGATTTGCCCCCCACATTGGTTCGTCAATGGTTGGCATTTTACCCCACTCTCCATAGAAGCCCATAAATGGAATTCCAATTTGAGAAACTTTAGTGTCTTCTGCACCGTCTTTTTGTGGTATAAATCTTATAAACCCTTCTGCAAATCTTTCTTTTGATACATTTGAAGGAATTCCTAAAGTTACAGATACTTCTGCATCTTTTCCAGCCTCTACTGTTATTGTATCTGATAGTGGAATTACCTTAGAGCCTTCTATTTCCTCATCATAAGTCATTACACCATTAAGGTCATTATCAGTTTCTGTAAGAACTTTGTTATTTACTGGCTGTACTTTATAAGTTACAGAACTATCTCCATAGTTATGAAGCTTTAATGTAAAGGTCTCACTTCCATCTATTTCTTTAAGTGCAACTACTGGTTTTCCGTTATTTTTGTATTCAACAGTTACATTATTATTTATAGCAGCTGGTGTATTTACCATACCTGCTCCTTGGGTTCTTGGTGAAAATGGCATATTATCACATCTTGTGTCCATCTTTACCTTTGCAGTATTTACAGCTAATTTTTTAGCAAACTCTGCTTTTTGTTTTGGAGTCATGGCTTTTGATACTTCTAATTTATTTATATGCTGCAATATAAGTGCCATAGAGCCTGCCATGTGTGGTGATGACATTGAAGTTCCGCTCATATTTACATATTTGTTATCGTTAACCGTTGACCAAATTTGTCCGCCAGGTGCTGTTATTTCTGGTTTAAAATCAAGGTTTGGCGTAGGTCCCCAGGAAGTAAAGTCTGACATCTGATCCTTATTTATATTTTC is part of the Haloimpatiens sp. FM7315 genome and harbors:
- a CDS encoding S8 family serine peptidase — translated: MVASLVSAAPMSVEAKTNLENEKQQTIEKIREIYENGKVNVKDLKNSKMVNDNLPKVKKTNPEENVRIIVEVDAKALKDYIKPGQTLAEASKDKSLMSKVQEDKLPLKEKIKSINSNIEIRHDYTALINGFSAVVQYKDIEAIKELEGVKHVTIAKKYYPDMNYSKSLTGAEEAWKDYGLDGKGLVVSIIDTGIDYSHKDMNITNSADGKLKKADIDAMQDDKGKWYSGKVPYGYNFADRNDEVKDTTSSMHGMHVAGIVGANCKNEEEIKANKGIKGVAPEAQLLAMKVFSNNPANRGASSDDIVAAIDDSVIHEADVINMSLGSTASFQDPEDAEQKAIKRAVEQGTVVVVSAGNSQYSLAPFRIGGANDTGLVGSPGLAEDSLQVASYENSKAVYPALDAKIDENTEVIPYTISEMPPESVLSGEYELVDCGFGLGYEFEGKDLKGKIALIKRGATTFVEKKLNAQAAGAAGVIIFNKYGDDSLMNMATDDAIKIPGMFISNSNGVKLQSKIATTKVSFSGKVKEIDNVNKDDMSDFTSWGPTPNLDFKPEITAPGGQIWSTINNNKYENMSGTSMSSPHMAGSMALIMQHVNKLEASKTMTPKQKAEFAKKLAVNTAKVMMEDRKVSLDQDKTVEVKTPYSPRRQGAGMVNTPAAIKNNVTVEYKDNEKPVVALKEIGESKTFTLKLHNYGDSSVTYKVEPLNNKILTETDEFLQSDMSYDEEIEGSKVIALSDTITVEPGKDAEVSVTLGIPSNVSTERFAEGFIRFIPQKDGAEDTTVSEIGIPFMGFYGEWDEMSTIDGQMWGKDAIFKYISPKGMSSTVVTENKKGKINFLGYVGDDKDGNPIIDEDKIAISTDEDANTNAIPLLTPLRNIKDLEIQILNEEGKVIRTVAKDSYLTKLVISDPYEDGYRMKTNWKWDGSIYNSAKGRYEKVQDGQYIIRIANRVDYKDAKVQNYDMKVKVDSMSPIIKAAENAVEIKSDGTATLRFKGSDEGIGASGIESFAFLVDGDLYKDANGDILFNNFEKDEEGYNKFNLNLKGDYSQIYIAAIDYAGNIALSPVEAEKQALTMELQKNGNKLEESQLLDGNFDLKISLLGDFVDNTNKIKVLLDGEEYQVVDYNKDQKDVTVNFKDLAAGDHKIAVKLIKVNEEKEEVIAEDGVAIKIQDNVLGLSFENLSSNLMVNETEYTINGALKGIPDVFKINGEDVKVRNLSFSHRIELEANKMNKVTVYAKKGSEEINYAFNVYCDPYAPEINLELPEGVKVSGNRITINVPEETTKYTLKGNVKDDGFGYRFYINGEAIHQVSLDSPNKEKTDFNFEKEFDLSAKTTVINLTAVDEFDNTTTKTVKIVKEIKVNPILEINAIDMKGSYVNGEQFKGGVRVNNKTERATSATLIVGIFNDKNQMVNVAVVSQIVGANSQADIRALLMIPQEGNYTIKCFVWGSLDSMIPLSEVISLPVVKQQTKALELVPATEIKPEEEKTEIEASKVDPAAENPEKPVEPKEEPKEEKPADPKEEKPANPKLEDPKPEEPVNP
- a CDS encoding cell wall-binding repeat-containing protein, with the protein product MKRGYKKAFASTLVTALVISTGFFNNSVFAKDRLSGEDRYETSVEISASGWEKSECVIIASGDDYADALCAAPLAKEKGAPILLTSSKSIKDSTIKEIHRLNASKIIIIGGEAAVSKNIENKIKGIKGVETRRIFGRDRYETSLKIAKEMGEAKEIALVTGKNYADALSIAAVAAVRNMPILMVNGNEIKKDTKEYIESQKEMSRIYLVGGEKAVGKKIEESFANSKRLSGNDRFETNLKVMEEFKNEISFEKVYLSRGSGAKGNEFADALSGSVLASKTNSPIVLVADKISENTKNFMLKEISPSAEIISLGGEKVVKSAIKDSLKIDAEVFEEKDKTYGSENKDKMKEINKSIVLKGENSGIQNAVIKGNLYIENAKTSIKNVEVKGTVYVNQKGEVNLEKVKAEKIRVLDASLNSVHLKEVSCENLIVEGKFKGVPGVKVEGNNKIGQTLVTSSAVLDATNGNFGKIEIGSSSQRNKTVELKGKFNEEIKVISSVKLKGDKNAEINKLNIASGENDKVELEGKFNVVSITKKTKVELKKGSEIKEVKAEAEGKESKVEVEKGAKVEKADKDIKFQGEGSSDVGKTETPIISGGGGTPNPPTPPNPPTPPNPDPSGKEASISVKVEGTKVDLYMFNLKDDKLTLVIYKKGSEVLDYVNEVEVVKDSKGTYKYSFNVFSGNGEYYGYIRGEKTGKVIIPTFKVEKAGSMDVSNLSIDTKIEGRKVTLKFSNINPLDTSLSIKICRKGSEDLVHVGQLSKADMVNGCAEYTFTVEPGVYFGKAFGINSGAIEISEFKVE
- a CDS encoding sigma-70 family RNA polymerase sigma factor is translated as MNLKKDSKNQSIKGKERILDSGLESLNEVVIRAKNKDEKAIEEIIKRFKPFIYKMINSIYIKGQEKEDLWQMANISIINVLKKFDTERSSNFTSYVTTAIRNDFYYEIRRKAKENYDISLQTPVEEGINIEDTLKDTFDLESEYLKKERLQELNAIIAKLSKEEREILSVMLNYKGGAMREYAKKKGVSYSAIYKRKMKVLEKIKKFLKIP
- a CDS encoding S8 family serine peptidase encodes the protein MKNKSGKIISTLMSTVMLGSLVSAAPMSVEAKTNLENEKQQAIEKIREIYKNEKVNLKDIKNSKMINDNLPKADKTNPEEKVRVVIEVEAKALKDYVKPGQTLAEASKNNSLMSKVQEDKLPLKEKIKRINPNIEIRHEYSALINGFSAVVQYKDIEAIKELQGVKHVTVAKKYYPDMNYSKAITGAEEAWKGCGVDGKGLVVSIIDTGIDYKHKDMNITNAADGKLKKADIDAMQADKGKWYSEKVPYGYNFADQNDEVKDTTSSMHGMHVAGIVGANCKNEEEIKNNKGIKGVAPEAQLLAMKVFSNNPENKGCSTDDIVAAIDDSVIHGADVINMSLGSTASFQDPEDAEQKAIKRAVEQGTVVVVSAGNSQYSLAPFRIGGANDTGLVGSPGLAEDSLQVASFENNNAIYPAFDANIDGNNEEIPYTISEMAPESVLSGEYELVDCGKGEAKDFEGKDVKGKIALIQRGAITFVDKKLNAQAVGAAGVIVYNKDGDDSLMNMATDDAIKIPGIFTGYSNGLKLKNKIATTKVSFNGKVKAIENINKDQMSDFTSWGPTPNLDFKPEITAPGGQIWSTVNDNKYVNMSGTSMSSPHMAGSMALILQHINKLEVSKAMTPKQKAEFAKKLAVNTAKVKMDTRCDNMPFSPRTQGAGMVNTPAAINNNVTVEYKNNGKPVVALKEIDGSETFTLKLHNYGDSSVTYKVQPVNNKVLTETDNDLNGVMTYDEEIEGSKVIPLSDTITVEAGKDAEVSVTLGIPSNVSKERFAEGFIRFIPQKDGAEDTKVSQIGIPFMGFYGEWGKMPTIDEPMWGANPIFKDISPKGLSSTLITEDSEGSINLLGFKGYGSGRKLLIEEDKIAITTGNNGNTNVMPLLTPLRNIKKLEVQVLNEEGKVVRTVAKDGEIRKLVISDPHEQGFRNSSNWKWDGTLYNSATGKYDKAPDGQYTIRIANSIDYENAKVQNYDMLVKVDSKVPTINIAQNAVSMRSDNTASLRFKASDEGVGASGIEKFAFIIDGNIYVDNNGNRFFNNLDKDAEGYYNFDINLKNDYNEISIAAIDYAGNIAFVPVQAEKKALTMSLEKNGNKLDAAQLLDGNFDLKVSLLGDFVDNTNKIKVLLDGEEYKTVDYSKDANAVTVNFKDVVAGEHKIDVKLIKIKDSAEEVIAENSMNIKIQDNVLGLSFDNLNSNMMANKLDYTVTGTVKGIPDTFKINGEDVEVKNLAFSHKITLIPNKMNKVLVYAKKGSEEINYSYNVYCDPFAPEVNLELPKDAIMSGNEVTIKVPEKTDKYTLKGSIKDDGFGYRFYINGEAIHQVSLNTPDPEKTNYSFEKEFDLSANTTVINLTAVDELNNTTSKTVKIVKEVKVAPKLNITPVEIKNSYVNGEQFKGGVRVTNNTEKATSATLIVGVFNDKNQMVNVAVINQIVGSKSSVDIKAMLMIPQEGNYTVKCFVWDTLDSMVPLSEVISLPVVKQEIKPLDLIKATEIKLEDDKTEVEVPKLDPAVENPEKPVDPKEEPKPEEPVDPKEEPAEPVNPNPVNPKPIDPKLAS